The following coding sequences lie in one Paenibacillus durus ATCC 35681 genomic window:
- a CDS encoding DUF4153 domain-containing protein has translation MNEEVSSGWTRSLALPAAGFSLAVIHQYLFLDNRYGVSYPLFTVLFYAYMLYFAKDKIRKPAAAAYAGMAFIFLLSLTYGLFANGFFHNLNKLVIPIAILLHLAYMIGDDRPAWDRFSLVFSMLDHLIPQNLRQWPRIADVFKRASGQPEEGKSRRVLGKVLIGLCVSFPLLVIVLMLLSSADGVFHSVLSEIPVWLSNVSLIEGFIRTVWALLLGMFFFGFVRGFLFPHKEEDVPGKWKRPEQESAELPDFRVDSIIAATVLTAVNTVYLLFVYVQFSYLFGGWQGVLPSGETYAEYARRGFFELIMVAGINFIILLGLLLLDTKGTEKMNKAIRGLLYLLAGCSAVMLYSAYTRLALYEEAYGYTTIRFLVHGFMIFLGLLLIVTALRIGLPRLPLAKCYIVLGTAAYLIMNYIGMDVIIAGNNIARYEVSGKLDAAYLFTLSDDAVPRLIEFSHNRNGMLDNGLWQKRQDQVHTNDKWPSFNLSRYRAAAELDQYLEKQGGA, from the coding sequence ATGAACGAAGAAGTTTCATCCGGGTGGACGCGTTCTCTTGCGCTGCCTGCCGCCGGTTTTTCGCTGGCCGTTATTCACCAGTATCTGTTTCTCGACAACCGCTATGGTGTGTCGTATCCGCTGTTCACTGTACTTTTTTATGCGTACATGCTGTACTTTGCTAAAGACAAAATCCGGAAGCCTGCGGCGGCGGCATATGCCGGAATGGCCTTTATCTTTTTACTCTCCTTAACCTACGGCCTGTTCGCTAACGGATTTTTTCACAATTTGAACAAGCTTGTCATCCCGATCGCGATCCTGCTTCATCTGGCTTATATGATCGGCGACGACAGGCCGGCGTGGGACCGCTTCTCCCTGGTCTTCAGCATGCTGGATCATCTGATACCGCAGAATTTGCGGCAGTGGCCCCGGATCGCCGATGTCTTCAAGAGAGCTTCGGGACAACCGGAGGAAGGGAAGAGCAGGCGGGTTCTCGGCAAGGTGCTGATCGGCCTTTGTGTTTCTTTCCCGCTGCTGGTGATTGTGCTCATGCTGCTGTCTTCGGCGGACGGTGTGTTTCACAGCGTGCTGTCGGAAATCCCGGTCTGGCTGAGCAATGTATCGCTTATTGAGGGCTTTATCCGGACGGTGTGGGCGCTGCTGCTCGGGATGTTCTTCTTTGGGTTTGTGCGGGGATTTCTGTTCCCCCATAAAGAAGAGGACGTGCCGGGGAAATGGAAACGGCCGGAGCAGGAATCCGCAGAGCTTCCCGATTTTCGGGTAGATTCGATCATTGCCGCAACCGTCTTGACTGCGGTTAACACCGTCTATTTGCTGTTTGTCTATGTGCAGTTCTCTTATTTGTTCGGCGGCTGGCAGGGCGTGCTGCCCTCAGGTGAAACCTATGCCGAATATGCCCGCAGGGGATTTTTTGAACTGATCATGGTCGCGGGGATTAATTTTATCATTCTGCTCGGTCTGCTGCTGCTGGACACCAAAGGAACAGAGAAGATGAACAAGGCGATTCGCGGACTGCTCTATCTGCTGGCGGGCTGTTCGGCGGTGATGCTGTATTCCGCTTATACCCGGCTGGCCCTCTACGAAGAGGCTTACGGCTATACGACAATCCGGTTTCTCGTGCATGGCTTTATGATTTTCCTTGGGCTGCTGCTGATCGTGACTGCGCTGCGCATCGGCCTTCCGCGTCTTCCTTTGGCAAAATGCTATATTGTGCTGGGTACAGCGGCTTACTTGATCATGAACTATATCGGGATGGACGTCATTATTGCAGGTAATAATATTGCGAGGTATGAAGTGAGCGGCAAGCTCGACGCGGCTTATCTGTTTACGCTGTCGGACGACGCGGTTCCGCGGCTTATCGAGTTCAGCCATAACCGGAACGGAATGCTGGATAACGGCCTGTGGCAGAAGCGGCAGGATCAGGTACATACGAACGATAAGTGGCCTTCCTTCAACCTGTCGCGTTACAGGGCGGCGGCGGAACTGGATCAGTATTTGGAGAAGCAGGGAGGTGCTTGA
- a CDS encoding LysR family transcriptional regulator produces the protein MDIRQLKYFLTIAEEGQITSAAKKLQMAQPPLSQQLKQLEEELGVKLVERGPRSIHLTDAGVILRNRAQQILDLADATKREIGDYVKGLTGTLSIGTVSSSGSVLLQNRLCEFHQTYEGVKFEIHEGNTFKIIDLLSKGIVELGIVRTPFNPANLECRYTDSEPMIAVMTRELDFKPSHAMIDLGELEDKPLIIYRRFEQLITDACLEHGFEPLLFCMNDDARTTLLWANAGLGIGIIPKSAFGLVSSGNLLCKEISSDTLRTRIAAIMMKGKYASTLATKFFESFRPGER, from the coding sequence ATGGACATCAGACAGCTCAAATATTTCTTGACGATCGCCGAGGAAGGTCAGATTACTTCGGCCGCGAAGAAGCTGCAAATGGCGCAGCCGCCGCTTAGCCAGCAGTTAAAGCAGCTGGAAGAAGAGCTTGGCGTCAAGCTGGTCGAACGGGGTCCGCGCAGCATTCATCTGACTGACGCGGGAGTGATTTTGCGGAACCGGGCACAGCAAATTCTCGATTTGGCCGATGCGACAAAAAGGGAGATCGGCGATTACGTCAAAGGATTGACGGGAACACTGTCCATCGGAACAGTCTCCTCATCGGGCTCCGTCCTGCTGCAGAATCGGCTGTGCGAGTTCCACCAGACCTATGAGGGAGTTAAGTTCGAGATTCATGAAGGCAATACATTCAAGATTATCGATCTGCTGAGCAAAGGAATTGTGGAGCTCGGCATCGTGCGCACACCGTTCAATCCGGCCAATCTCGAATGCCGCTATACCGATTCCGAACCCATGATTGCCGTCATGACCCGTGAGCTGGACTTTAAACCCAGTCATGCCATGATCGATCTAGGCGAACTGGAGGACAAGCCTCTCATTATCTACCGCCGGTTCGAGCAGCTCATTACCGATGCCTGCCTGGAGCACGGCTTCGAACCGCTGCTGTTCTGTATGAACGACGATGCCCGGACGACACTGCTGTGGGCCAACGCAGGCCTTGGGATCGGTATTATCCCGAAATCCGCCTTTGGGCTTGTGAGCAGCGGCAATCTGCTCTGCAAAGAAATCAGCAGCGACACATTGCGCACGCGCATTGCCGCGATTATGATGAAGGGAAAATATGCGTCCACCCTGGCGACGAAGTTCTTCGAGAGCTTTCGCCCAGGGGAGCGCTAA
- a CDS encoding NAD(+) synthase → MNPLLNFGFSRVAAASPELRVADCAFNANKIIEVIEQADKQRVEYLVLPELCITGYTCADLFMQRRLLDSALEALLAIAAKTADLGMVVIAGLPIDIRGRLYNCAAVIQSGSILGIVPKTCIPGYSEFYEPRWFAGAEELETTELRIGGAAVPIGSDLMFVCDDNSNLAFGVEICEDLWVPIPPSSRLAQAGAVLLFNPSASNELVGKADYRRQLVSGQSASCVAGYVYAGSNTGESTTDVVFGGHSLIAENGQMLAESDRFTHESRITIADIDIPRLHYSRMAMGTFRGGRGGGDYREISFENPVRKSDFPRELAREVAPNPFVPGNPLKRDERCQEILSIQTSGLMKRIRHIGTKQAVIGISGGLDSTLALLVAVRAMELLGRPASDVLAVTMPGFGTTNRTYDNAVGLIKALGASMMVVDIKAACLQHFADIGHDKDVHDLTYENVQARERTQILMDLANKNGGIVIGTGDLSELALGWCTYNGDHMSMYGVNSGIPKTLIKYVVQWYADHEADETASKFLYDIIDTGISPELLPPSPDGEIAQLTEDILGPYDVHDFYLYYMLRTGAPPAKILYLAQHAFGDRFTKEHLVQWMRVFYSRFFTQQFKRSCLPDGPKVGTVSLSPRGDWRMPSDASASLWLREVEEL, encoded by the coding sequence GTGAACCCATTGCTGAATTTCGGTTTCTCAAGAGTCGCCGCCGCCTCCCCTGAACTTCGGGTAGCCGACTGTGCGTTTAATGCCAATAAAATTATTGAAGTGATTGAGCAAGCTGACAAGCAGCGGGTGGAATACCTTGTTCTGCCGGAGCTGTGCATCACCGGCTATACCTGCGCCGATTTGTTCATGCAGCGCCGACTGCTTGATTCAGCCTTGGAGGCTCTGCTCGCTATCGCCGCCAAAACTGCAGACCTGGGCATGGTTGTAATTGCCGGTCTGCCTATCGACATCAGAGGTCGGCTGTATAATTGTGCCGCCGTTATACAGAGCGGAAGCATTCTCGGGATTGTGCCCAAGACCTGCATTCCCGGTTATAGTGAGTTCTACGAGCCCCGCTGGTTTGCCGGAGCCGAAGAATTGGAAACTACGGAGCTGCGTATCGGCGGAGCCGCAGTCCCGATCGGCAGCGATCTGATGTTTGTATGTGACGACAATTCCAACCTGGCCTTCGGCGTGGAAATTTGCGAGGATCTGTGGGTTCCCATTCCGCCGAGCAGCCGGCTGGCCCAGGCGGGAGCGGTGCTGCTGTTCAACCCGTCCGCCAGCAATGAACTTGTCGGCAAGGCGGATTATCGCCGGCAGCTTGTCTCGGGGCAATCCGCTTCCTGCGTTGCCGGATACGTCTATGCCGGCAGCAATACCGGCGAATCGACAACGGACGTCGTCTTCGGCGGCCACTCGCTTATCGCCGAGAACGGACAAATGCTGGCGGAATCGGACCGCTTCACCCATGAGAGCCGGATCACTATCGCCGATATCGACATTCCAAGACTCCATTATTCCCGCATGGCGATGGGGACCTTCCGGGGCGGCCGGGGCGGCGGCGATTACCGTGAGATTTCGTTCGAGAATCCCGTCCGCAAGAGCGATTTCCCCCGGGAGCTGGCCCGCGAAGTGGCCCCGAACCCCTTTGTCCCGGGCAACCCGCTGAAGCGGGACGAACGCTGCCAGGAAATCCTGTCGATTCAGACCTCCGGCCTGATGAAGCGCATACGTCACATCGGTACCAAGCAGGCGGTGATCGGCATTTCCGGCGGGCTTGATTCCACGCTCGCGCTGCTTGTCGCTGTAAGGGCGATGGAGCTGCTCGGCCGTCCGGCCAGCGACGTGCTCGCCGTTACAATGCCCGGGTTCGGAACGACGAACCGGACCTACGATAACGCCGTCGGCCTGATCAAGGCGCTGGGGGCTTCGATGATGGTCGTCGATATTAAGGCCGCCTGCCTCCAGCATTTTGCGGACATCGGTCACGACAAGGACGTGCACGACCTGACTTACGAGAATGTTCAGGCCAGAGAGCGTACGCAGATTCTGATGGATCTGGCGAACAAGAACGGCGGCATCGTCATCGGGACCGGCGACCTGTCCGAGCTGGCTCTCGGCTGGTGCACCTATAACGGTGACCATATGTCCATGTACGGCGTCAATTCGGGGATTCCGAAGACACTGATCAAATATGTCGTCCAGTGGTACGCCGACCATGAAGCGGACGAGACCGCCAGCAAGTTTCTGTACGACATCATCGACACGGGAATCAGTCCGGAGCTGCTGCCGCCTTCACCGGATGGCGAGATCGCCCAGCTCACGGAAGACATTCTGGGCCCATACGATGTGCATGATTTTTACCTGTATTACATGCTCAGAACGGGCGCTCCGCCCGCCAAAATTCTGTATCTCGCACAGCATGCTTTTGGCGATCGCTTCACGAAAGAGCATCTAGTACAGTGGATGCGCGTGTTCTACAGCCGCTTCTTCACCCAGCAGTTCAAACGCTCCTGCCTGCCGGACGGCCCGAAAGTCGGCACGGTCAGCCTGTCGCCGCGCGGAGACTGGCGCATGCCAAGCGACGCCTCCGCCTCGCTGTGGCTGCGGGAAGTGGAAGAATTGTAA
- the cysK gene encoding cysteine synthase A: MSTRVVKNITELIGDTPVVRLNRITGPNDAELYVKLERFNPSGSVKDRAAYNLILQAEKDGLLKPGGTIIEPTSGNTGIGLAMNAAAKGYRAIMVMPDNMTKERINLLKAYGAEVVLTPASERMPGAIAKALEIGKKTPGSFIPQQFENKANPDIHRTTTAVEILDQMEGKLDAFVATSGTGGTITGTGETLRAHLLGLRVLVVEPKGSPVLSGGQPGPHKLVGTSPGFVPSILNTEVYDEIVQVSDEDALNTVRAMAAKEGILIGPSGGAAVWTAMREAERLGSGKRVLCIAPDSGERYLSMGIF; the protein is encoded by the coding sequence ATGTCAACGAGAGTGGTAAAGAATATTACGGAGCTGATCGGAGATACTCCGGTTGTTCGTCTGAACCGTATAACCGGGCCGAATGATGCGGAGCTATACGTTAAGCTTGAGCGGTTCAATCCGAGCGGCAGCGTTAAGGACCGGGCGGCGTATAATCTGATTCTGCAGGCTGAGAAGGATGGGCTGCTGAAGCCGGGCGGCACCATCATCGAGCCGACGAGCGGCAATACGGGAATCGGACTCGCGATGAATGCGGCGGCCAAGGGCTACCGGGCCATCATGGTCATGCCGGACAATATGACGAAGGAACGGATTAATCTGCTTAAAGCGTACGGAGCGGAAGTTGTGCTTACGCCGGCCTCCGAGCGGATGCCGGGAGCTATCGCCAAGGCGCTGGAGATCGGAAAAAAAACCCCAGGAAGCTTTATCCCGCAGCAGTTCGAGAACAAGGCCAATCCCGACATCCACCGTACGACGACAGCGGTTGAGATTCTGGATCAAATGGAGGGGAAGCTGGACGCATTCGTGGCGACTTCGGGTACCGGCGGAACCATTACGGGTACGGGAGAGACGCTGCGGGCGCATCTCCTAGGTCTGCGCGTTCTTGTTGTCGAGCCGAAGGGCTCGCCGGTATTGTCCGGCGGACAGCCGGGCCCGCATAAGCTGGTCGGCACAAGCCCCGGATTCGTGCCCTCTATTTTGAATACGGAGGTATATGACGAGATTGTGCAGGTGTCCGACGAGGACGCTTTGAATACCGTTCGGGCGATGGCGGCCAAGGAAGGAATCCTGATTGGCCCGTCCGGCGGCGCGGCGGTATGGACCGCCATGAGAGAGGCCGAAAGGCTGGGGAGCGGTAAACGCGTGCTTTGCATTGCCCCGGATTCGGGGGAACGATATTTGAGCATGGGGATTTTTTGA
- a CDS encoding IS1182 family transposase, whose protein sequence is MYIQYTMDQLCLPMDLEEDIPEHHLVRVVNAAVNRLDDAIFDAAYPGGGRDSYHPKMLTKVIIYAYAQRIYSSRQIAKAVRENIPFMWLAGRQRPDFRTLNRFRSQRIKNVLEKVFTAVLQFLADEKYVSLEHYFVDGTKIEANANRYTFVWGKAVSKHKAKLQENVHALFADIEAAENQEEREYQGRDLAELGESSEMSSEKLEQVAQKLEAQLLEKPKDKPLKKAVRKLRKDLLPRLLKYERYQTLLGDRNSFSKTDPDATFMRMKEDHMRNGQLKPGYNVQIGTENQFILAYSLHQRPTDTRCFQSHMEKARQMLGKFPQTVIADAGYGSEENYAYLEKEEIQAVVKYGSYHKEKSKAWKENIGKIENWTYDEAEDRWTCPAGQTLHFRRESKESLESGYEIRKRHYRSQNCDGCPLKERCTKAAGNREMVVSLERLRYQKQAREILRSEEGYALAVRRMTEPESVFGQLKNNRGFRRFLLRGMEKVTLEVGWLSLAHNVLKQAAVDQKRKTAILQ, encoded by the coding sequence TTGTACATTCAATATACCATGGACCAACTTTGCTTGCCAATGGATCTGGAAGAAGACATTCCAGAACATCACCTCGTTCGTGTCGTTAACGCAGCCGTGAATCGACTCGACGACGCCATCTTTGACGCTGCCTATCCCGGCGGTGGCCGCGACAGCTACCACCCTAAAATGCTTACCAAAGTCATTATCTATGCCTACGCCCAGCGAATCTATTCGTCTCGTCAAATCGCCAAAGCTGTGCGGGAGAACATTCCTTTCATGTGGCTGGCCGGACGGCAGCGACCAGACTTCCGCACCCTTAATCGCTTCCGTTCCCAGCGAATAAAGAACGTCCTCGAAAAGGTATTTACCGCCGTGCTTCAGTTTCTGGCTGACGAAAAATACGTTTCTCTGGAGCATTACTTTGTGGACGGAACCAAAATCGAGGCGAACGCCAATCGCTACACTTTTGTATGGGGCAAAGCTGTCAGCAAACACAAGGCCAAACTGCAAGAGAACGTACATGCCCTGTTCGCTGACATCGAAGCGGCAGAGAACCAAGAAGAACGCGAATACCAGGGAAGAGACCTTGCTGAACTCGGCGAGTCTTCCGAGATGAGCAGCGAGAAACTAGAACAAGTAGCGCAGAAACTTGAAGCCCAGCTATTGGAGAAACCCAAAGACAAGCCTCTGAAAAAAGCCGTTCGGAAGCTTCGAAAGGATTTGCTGCCAAGGCTGCTGAAGTACGAACGGTACCAAACACTACTTGGCGACCGGAATAGCTTCAGCAAGACAGATCCGGATGCAACTTTCATGCGGATGAAGGAAGACCACATGCGGAATGGTCAACTCAAACCCGGCTACAATGTACAGATTGGGACCGAAAATCAGTTTATTTTGGCCTACAGTCTCCACCAAAGACCGACAGACACTCGCTGCTTCCAGTCGCATATGGAAAAGGCAAGGCAGATGCTGGGGAAATTCCCACAGACGGTCATTGCAGATGCAGGCTACGGCAGTGAAGAAAACTACGCCTACCTGGAAAAGGAAGAGATTCAAGCTGTGGTGAAATACGGCAGCTACCATAAAGAGAAAAGTAAAGCCTGGAAAGAGAATATCGGAAAGATTGAGAACTGGACGTACGACGAAGCCGAGGATAGGTGGACGTGCCCCGCCGGACAAACGCTGCATTTCCGCAGAGAAAGCAAGGAAAGTTTAGAGAGCGGTTATGAAATCCGCAAACGTCATTACCGAAGCCAAAACTGCGACGGTTGCCCGCTGAAGGAACGTTGTACAAAAGCGGCAGGAAATCGGGAAATGGTCGTCAGTTTGGAACGACTGCGGTATCAGAAACAGGCTCGGGAAATTCTGCGAAGTGAGGAAGGTTACGCCTTGGCCGTACGTCGAATGACGGAGCCCGAAAGTGTATTTGGACAACTGAAAAATAACCGGGGCTTCCGGCGATTTCTGCTTCGCGGCATGGAGAAAGTGACGCTTGAGGTCGGGTGGCTTTCCCTTGCCCATAATGTACTAAAACAAGCCGCAGTGGACCAAAAACGCAAAACAGCGATTCTCCAATAA